The Salvelinus namaycush isolate Seneca chromosome 31, SaNama_1.0, whole genome shotgun sequence genomic interval tgtaacacaacaaaatgtttttaacaaacaagggtgtgaataccttctgaaggcactgtaagtcttTGCCTATTGGATGTAGTCATTTACTCTGAATTATTCCATAAAAGTATCATGTGTTGCATGTAGCCTACACTGTAATCGTTTGTGTCAATTGTTGTAATACATCCTGTTAGTTGAATTGAGTAAATGCAGGCCCCGTTTTACAGAGCCATTCTTTGATTGAATATAAGCTCATAAATTAGTGGAGTCATTGGTAAACCGATCTTTTGGTGTATATTTTATGTCATAGGGGTGTATTTTCTAAGCTGTTATGACTACTGTGAAGCACCATTTGATAATAGTATGCTTACTGTTTAAACTGTAACACGTCAGAGTACTTTAAAATTGAGACTACAGTTGTGCTCATATTTGATGTTGAAGTCTAACGGTAAATGTTATGTACACTATACACATTAGATTACGCATAGGTACTTTACATCTTGGTCTAAGATCAACTAGATAAATTAAAGCTGGGACTATGGGTGCTATAGACAGCGCATAAGCTTCTTAATAATCAGTTATCTTAGAACAAATGTAATTATAGCATCTGAGTGATAATGTGTAGACTCACAAGCTGGCTAGATTCACCAGTATACATTTATCATCTATAGCCGTTAGTCACATGATAATGGAGTCAGATTGATGAATGtagtttattattattaaacaCAATTTGAACTCATCTACATGTGTGTGTTAGAATGTTATACAACTCCTCTCACCACCCTGAGGCATATCAGTCTCTACGTCACTAGGCTCTTGTCTAGGCATTACCATTCAATGCCTTACCTCAAACACTAGCTGCAGATAAAAAGAAGTGGAGGAAACAAACCCAGGTGTACCGTTCTCTTTTTGTCCCTTTCAGAAACAAACTCAGTCATTTCAGAGCTCTAGTCTTCCTCAATGTCTTATCATTCAGTGGTTGTTTCTCTCAGCTCCACACAGAACGCTCCAGTTAAAAATagactgtatatcaactgtacctCAGGAATATATATATCCTGTGTCTACAACAGTGTTGTAAACACAAACAATAAGCACAAACTGACATGTTATGTGCTAGAGAATGTAGTCTAGCTGGTCTCCTCAAGTAAAGTTACAAATAAACGGAATGCTTAGCTCAAATAGAACTATACACACACTATCGCACCGACACACATAAAATCAAGTATAAAACAAAATAGGTAGAATTTCATAATTTCCCTAAAACAGTGTTTCTTTAAAACCCATGCAGCAGGTTTCTCTCGCGCATTTCACAGACTTAGTTAAGGCAGCACTGCAGTCGTCATGGCCCTTTGTCCAGAACGTTCGTCAAACAACTCTAAAACTAAAACTCTGGATCTAGTGTTCGAGAACTTACAGAACACTAGACCAGTGGGTAAATGGCTGCCGTGGCGATGCCACAGTGGTTCTTCCTGTCTTTGGCCATGTAGATGTAGCCTTTGTCTCCCCATTTCTCGGTCCAGCTGAGGAAGAGACAAAACATGTTAGTCCCACAGTTCTAGTTAGCAGGAAATTATAGAGATTAACTGCTGCTTTGGAGAAATGACTTAGACCATAGTATCAGGACAACACCAACACTGTATTCAAATAAAGGCAATGTAGAGATGCATATTCCCCGATGAGGAAATCAACCAATCCCGTAGTGGTGacataacaaacaaaaaacatcctaGGAAGATACTATGTACTGTACCTGTTCTTGACAATCCAGAATTTCTTGCCATCTACATCCTCTCCTTCAAAACCATATCCCACCACCAGAACTCCATGGTCGAGCTCCTCACTGCTGCACTTCTCCTCATAGTAGATCCCTACAGGGAGAGGACATAGTTAAATTAGTAGGCTAAGATGCTGGGTTTACCTCAGTATGTAAAACCACCTGATCTCAAACCTAATAGTTGGTTACTTAGCTAGTATCTAGTtagcaaaacatagaaatattGGTCACAATTTACTTCAAAGACAACACCATTTGTACACGGTGAACAGGACAGTAGACCAGTACAGATCACTGCTACTCAAAAATAGTAGGTAGGGAATCCAATCCTTGCAAATAATGTTACACATAATTTAAGTTGCACCACTAACTGCTACTCACCAGACTGGTAGAACTGGAAGGAGTCGTGGCTGGCATCGATGGCGACAGAGATGGGGCCGACAGACGCCACAGCATTCATCAGAGCGTTCTCCTTGCCACTGGGGATATCCATGAAGCCGGTTTCATTGACAGCATTGAACTCTGGTCGGTAGTGGCAAACATCATCATCCTGAGTTACCAGAGAAGAACAATGGCCATGATTAGTAAAAAACAACATATTCCAAATATTCAAACAAGTCAGTCATTCTTGGAGACAAATCCCACTGTAATGAAGTGGAAACTAACTTATTTTTCAAAGTTGAAGTTGTAAGTCATTCCAGTTCTACAGCGAAATGcatgatctgggaccaggctaaaatAACAGGTCCTTACTTTTAATAAATGCATCTTCATACGCCATTACATTTGAATTCAGACTAACAGAACACAGGGCCTTACCTTGCCCACATAGGGGTAGGACGCCTCTGTGTCCAGGCCGCCGTTGTCCTTTACATACTGGAACGCCAGGTTCATGAGACCTCCATTACAGCCCTCGTTGCCCTGGGGTTTGGAGCAGTCCATCAGGTTCTGTTCACTCAGAGACACCAGATTGCCAGTCTTCCTGAATTCCTGGCCCTCTATGGCCCCGGTGGAACTGAACGCCCAGCAAGACCCACATGCGCCCTGGGGGAAAGATTGTTAAACATCTTGTTACTTTTTCATGTCAGAACACACTGACATGTGCATATTACAccagtaataaataaataaaaaatatatctttgCAATTTGCCACCTTCTGTATACTGTAAATTACAATCATGGTAAACAGCACGGTAAACAGCACGCAAACAAGCCAGACAGTTCTCTGGAAGTAAAACCTTATTTAGTGACACAGCAGTGTGTGGATATGAGTCATGACTCATGAGTGATTCAGGTCTCACCTGGTTCTTGATGGGAGTGACGTAGCCCTTCTCTCTCCAGTCCACAGCTTCAGGGGCCTGCAGGTAATTGGGTTCCATGAACAGAGAGTCCTTGCACTTCCTCTCAGTTGTCTGCTTGTAGCCGTTCATGAGCTGCCCAAACTCTTCGTTGGTCTAGGGAGGAAGAAGTCAGAACACGTTAAAACGTAATGTCTTCCCTGGCCAGATGTGGTTTGTAATTTACCATCTGAATGGGAAATCTAACTGTTTTAAAAGTTGTGCACTTAGCAATAAATATTGTTTGCATCTTTAAAAGACTATGAGTAAGTTTCAATTCCCTTCTCAGGATAACTATTCCATTCCTGCTTGATAGTTGAAGAAACCTAACCTGCGAGTCTGAATACATTCCTGCTTTCATTGGCACAACGCTGACACCTGTGCCTGTGAAATATTTCATACTGTATGTGCTTCAGCAAATCTATGGCATGACAACAAAAAGATCCAgctacagcacacacacagtatgggaAAGAGCTGCTGAGAAGTACCTCCTGCTCCACAGTAAAATGTCTCAGCAACAGACTTGGACAGAAGCTCACTGGAACTGATAGCGGCACCTCAAaagttctactgcttgagttcctgcacctcatagaatattagctcaaaagtccTGCAGGGTTCCTggatataaatatatacagtacaggcCCCCAGAATGAGTACCGGCACCCATTTCATCCATGTCAAGCACTGCTCAGCAAGGTGATTCTTCTTACCATGTCACCAAAGTGGTTCATGCCCAGACGGTAGGAGTGTTTTCCCATAGAGTGGTCCAGGTTGTGCATCTCAATCATCTTCAGGTTCTTCTCCCAAACCATCCTCCTCCAGCCCTCCTCGCTCTGTAACAATGAGTGAAAAACAGTCCGAAAATATACACAATCATATATTGTCCCAGAA includes:
- the LOC120026330 gene encoding procathepsin L-like, with amino-acid sequence MMSLYLAVLVLCMSAVYAAPMFDSQLEGHWHLWKNWHSKNYHDSEEGWRRMVWEKNLKMIEMHNLDHSMGKHSYRLGMNHFGDMTNEEFGQLMNGYKQTTERKCKDSLFMEPNYLQAPEAVDWREKGYVTPIKNQGACGSCWAFSSTGAIEGQEFRKTGNLVSLSEQNLMDCSKPQGNEGCNGGLMNLAFQYVKDNGGLDTEASYPYVGKDDDVCHYRPEFNAVNETGFMDIPSGKENALMNAVASVGPISVAIDASHDSFQFYQSGIYYEEKCSSEELDHGVLVVGYGFEGEDVDGKKFWIVKNSWTEKWGDKGYIYMAKDRKNHCGIATAAIYPLV